The following proteins come from a genomic window of Gammaproteobacteria bacterium:
- a CDS encoding IS66 family transposase, with protein MQQLDEKSNKVQQLSDQLSLRDQQLKHADLKIQALTFELAYYKRIRFANKSEQFSLEQRELFEESWNTDTSALEAEVEQLASTQQPKRERAGRQPLPNHLGNRSMRCSTSCIHAVVPRIEHRHEPEGCTCGQCGKDLVKIGEDISEQLDVEPARFFVHRHIRPQYACRACETVSAAPIPPAVIDGGMAAPGLLTWVMVSKFMDHLPLYRLEQIAARSGVTLSRSTLAEWVGRIGVALQPLADRLAEILRQRTVLHADETPVQQLDPGRGKTLRAFLWAYRSCDLEQGDPLVLFDYQTDRRGKHARNFLQGWKGALMVDDYAGYKGLFAHAVVELACLAHARRKFYDLHAAHQSPIAAEALKRIAGLYAIEDQGKTLGIEDRHALRQQHAKPKLDEFHAWLQRTRLTTATGSGTAKAIDYSLKRWDAIKRYLGDGRYPIDNNPVENAIRPIALGKKNWLFTGSERAGRRAAAIQSLFATAKLNGIEPAAWLKDTLEKLPTWPNSRIDDLLPLRSVQASG; from the coding sequence ATGCAGCAGCTCGACGAAAAGAGTAACAAAGTACAACAGTTAAGCGATCAACTGTCACTGCGCGACCAGCAGCTCAAACACGCCGACCTCAAAATCCAGGCCCTGACCTTCGAACTCGCCTACTACAAGCGCATTCGCTTTGCCAACAAGAGCGAACAATTCTCCTTGGAGCAGCGCGAGTTGTTCGAGGAAAGCTGGAATACCGACACCAGTGCGCTGGAAGCCGAAGTGGAACAGCTGGCATCTACCCAGCAACCCAAGCGCGAACGCGCCGGTCGCCAGCCGTTGCCGAATCATCTCGGCAACCGCTCCATGCGTTGCTCTACCTCCTGCATCCATGCAGTCGTCCCGCGCATCGAGCATCGCCACGAACCTGAGGGTTGCACCTGCGGCCAGTGCGGCAAGGATCTGGTCAAGATCGGCGAAGACATCAGCGAGCAACTGGATGTCGAGCCCGCCCGCTTCTTCGTGCATCGCCACATTCGTCCGCAGTATGCTTGCCGTGCTTGTGAGACCGTCAGTGCGGCGCCGATTCCGCCGGCGGTCATCGACGGCGGCATGGCGGCGCCGGGCTTGCTCACCTGGGTGATGGTCAGCAAATTCATGGATCACCTGCCTCTCTACCGGCTGGAGCAGATCGCGGCCCGCAGTGGGGTTACCCTGTCACGCTCCACCTTGGCCGAATGGGTAGGTCGCATTGGCGTGGCACTCCAGCCGCTGGCCGACCGGCTAGCTGAGATACTTCGCCAGCGCACCGTCTTGCACGCCGACGAGACCCCGGTGCAGCAACTCGACCCCGGACGGGGAAAAACGCTACGCGCCTTCCTCTGGGCCTACCGAAGTTGCGATCTCGAACAGGGAGACCCCCTCGTCCTCTTCGACTACCAGACCGACCGGCGCGGCAAACATGCCAGGAACTTCCTGCAAGGCTGGAAGGGTGCCCTTATGGTCGATGATTATGCCGGCTACAAAGGCCTGTTCGCCCACGCCGTGGTGGAACTGGCGTGCCTGGCCCATGCGCGGCGGAAATTCTACGATCTGCATGCCGCCCATCAGAGCCCGATTGCGGCCGAGGCATTGAAGCGCATTGCCGGACTCTATGCCATCGAAGATCAGGGCAAGACCCTGGGCATCGAAGATCGTCATGCATTACGCCAGCAACACGCCAAGCCGAAGCTGGACGAATTCCATGCCTGGCTCCAGCGCACACGGCTCACCACCGCCACGGGTAGCGGCACCGCCAAGGCCATCGACTACAGCCTCAAACGCTGGGATGCAATCAAGCGCTACCTCGGGGATGGCCGTTACCCCATCGACAACAACCCGGTGGAAAATGCTATCCGTCCTATTGCGCTTGGTAAAAAGAATTGGCTGTTCACCGGCAGTGAACGCGCGGGCCGCCGCGCCGCCGCCATCCAGAGCCTGTTCGCAACGGCGAAACTCAACGGCATCGAGCCGGCTGCCTGGCTGAAGGATACGCTGGAGAAACTGCCGACCTGGCCTAACAGCCGCATTGATGATCTGCTGCCATTGCGGTCTGTACAGGCATCAGGCTGA